In Pleuronectes platessa chromosome 4, fPlePla1.1, whole genome shotgun sequence, the following proteins share a genomic window:
- the rnf122 gene encoding RING finger protein 122 isoform X3 — MHPFQWCNGCFCGLGLVYANKSCTMPPITFQDLPLNIYMVIFGTGIFVFILSLIFCCYFISKLRHQAQSERFGYREVVLKGDPKKLNLHGQTCAVCLEDFKVKDELGVLPCQHAFHRRCLVKWLEVRCVCPMCNKPIAGPPEQHHSIGTLLDELV, encoded by the exons ATGCACCCGTTTCAGTGGTGTAACG GGTGCTTCTGTGGTCTGGGACTGGTTTACGCCAACAAGTCGTGCACCATGCCGCCCATCACCTTCCAGGACCTGCCTCTGAACATCTACATGGTCATCTTCGGGACGGGCATCTTCGTCTTCATCCTGAGTCTCATCTTCTGCTGTTACTTCATCAG CAAACTCCGACACCAAGCCCAGAGTGAGCGGTTTGGATACAGGGAG GTAGTTTTAAAAGGAGATCCCAAAAAGCTGAATCTTCACGGG CAGACATGTGCCGTCTGTTTGGAGGACTTCAAAGTGAAGGACGAGCTGGGAGTGTTGCCATGCCAACACGCTTTCCACAGGAG GTGTCTGGTGAAGTGGCTGGAGGTTCGCTGCGTCTGCCCCATGTGCAACAAACCCATAGCCGGCCCCCCCGAGCAGCACCACAGCATAGGCACTCTGCTGGATGAACTGGTTTAA
- the rnf122 gene encoding RING finger protein 122 isoform X1, with the protein MSKERYVCSRVHLCGLRHFCISQRQPSPPLPFNVFSKCCRRLCSGCFCGLGLVYANKSCTMPPITFQDLPLNIYMVIFGTGIFVFILSLIFCCYFISKLRHQAQSERFGYREVVLKGDPKKLNLHGQTCAVCLEDFKVKDELGVLPCQHAFHRRCLVKWLEVRCVCPMCNKPIAGPPEQHHSIGTLLDELV; encoded by the exons ATGAGCAAAGAGAGATATGTGTGCAGCCGTGTTCACTTGTGTGGTTTGAGACATTTCTGCATTAGTCAGCGTCagccctcccctcctcttcccttcaatgtgttttctaaatGTTGCCGTCGCCTCTGTTCAGGGTGCTTCTGTGGTCTGGGACTGGTTTACGCCAACAAGTCGTGCACCATGCCGCCCATCACCTTCCAGGACCTGCCTCTGAACATCTACATGGTCATCTTCGGGACGGGCATCTTCGTCTTCATCCTGAGTCTCATCTTCTGCTGTTACTTCATCAG CAAACTCCGACACCAAGCCCAGAGTGAGCGGTTTGGATACAGGGAG GTAGTTTTAAAAGGAGATCCCAAAAAGCTGAATCTTCACGGG CAGACATGTGCCGTCTGTTTGGAGGACTTCAAAGTGAAGGACGAGCTGGGAGTGTTGCCATGCCAACACGCTTTCCACAGGAG GTGTCTGGTGAAGTGGCTGGAGGTTCGCTGCGTCTGCCCCATGTGCAACAAACCCATAGCCGGCCCCCCCGAGCAGCACCACAGCATAGGCACTCTGCTGGATGAACTGGTTTAA
- the rnf122 gene encoding RING finger protein 122 isoform X2, whose product MSKERYVCSRVHLCGLRHFCISQRQPSPPLPFNVFSKCCRRLCSGCFCGLGLVYANKSCTMPPITFQDLPLNIYMVIFGTGIFVFILSLIFCCYFISKLRHQAQSERFGYREVVLKGDPKKLNLHGTCAVCLEDFKVKDELGVLPCQHAFHRRCLVKWLEVRCVCPMCNKPIAGPPEQHHSIGTLLDELV is encoded by the exons ATGAGCAAAGAGAGATATGTGTGCAGCCGTGTTCACTTGTGTGGTTTGAGACATTTCTGCATTAGTCAGCGTCagccctcccctcctcttcccttcaatgtgttttctaaatGTTGCCGTCGCCTCTGTTCAGGGTGCTTCTGTGGTCTGGGACTGGTTTACGCCAACAAGTCGTGCACCATGCCGCCCATCACCTTCCAGGACCTGCCTCTGAACATCTACATGGTCATCTTCGGGACGGGCATCTTCGTCTTCATCCTGAGTCTCATCTTCTGCTGTTACTTCATCAG CAAACTCCGACACCAAGCCCAGAGTGAGCGGTTTGGATACAGGGAG GTAGTTTTAAAAGGAGATCCCAAAAAGCTGAATCTTCACGGG ACATGTGCCGTCTGTTTGGAGGACTTCAAAGTGAAGGACGAGCTGGGAGTGTTGCCATGCCAACACGCTTTCCACAGGAG GTGTCTGGTGAAGTGGCTGGAGGTTCGCTGCGTCTGCCCCATGTGCAACAAACCCATAGCCGGCCCCCCCGAGCAGCACCACAGCATAGGCACTCTGCTGGATGAACTGGTTTAA
- the LOC128438277 gene encoding chondroitin sulfate N-acetylgalactosaminyltransferase 1, whose protein sequence is MFKRWLLAMTARIGLILAGLCCCLSLLYLLACKPASRRSQQALPWSGGTTSKEGYLALLQEREDSHRHYINSLTKQIAQLKEALQERTQQLQESLDKAKTKGILPQGLESLHKTPTQSDLKEFFRSQLNQAEVNSGAKLSSEYAVIPFDTFTLHRVYQLETGLTRHPEERPVRRDRRDELIGTVETALHVLNGPQQHTDSSRKHTYSPSDFIEGLTRLERDRGTVYELMFKGDGPREFTQLVLFRPFGPVVKVKSESVDTRNIIINIIVPLSKRPDAFRQFINNFREVCIKQDGRVHLTVVYFGRDQIDQVKAVLDQTSRETRFRSFTLIQLNEEFSRGRGLEVGARAWRRSQNVLLFFCDVDIHFTADFLTSCRLKAEPGKKVYYPVLFSQYNPSIIYSNHTLLPSIQQQLVIRKETGFWRDFGFGMTCQYRSDFINIGGFDRSIKGWGLEDVHLYRKYLHSKLMVIRSPSRGLFHLWHEKNCADELPPDKYKMCMQTKAMSEASHSQLGELLFKSEIEAHLDSKKQQS, encoded by the exons ATGTTTAAACGCTGGCTGCTGGCCATGACCGCCCGCATTGGCCTCATCCTGGCGGGCCTATGCTGCTGTCTGTCCCTGCTCTACCTCCTGGCGTGTAAACCCGCGTCTCGCCGCAGCCAGCAGGCATTGCCGTGGTCTGGAGGGACCACCAGCAAGGAGGGATACCTGGCCTTGTTGCAGGAGAGGGAGGACTCGCACAGACATTACATCAACAGCCTGACAAAGCAGATAGCCCAGCTGAAGGAGGCTCTGCAGGAGAGGACGCAGCAGTTGCAGGAGTCCCTGGATAAGGCCAAGACCAAAGGGATTCTGCCTCAGGGTCTGGAGAGTCTGCACAAAACCCCGACCCAGTCTGACCTGAAG GAGTTCTTCCGCTCCCAGCTGAACCAGGCGGAGGTCAACTCAGGTGCGAAGCTGTCCAGCGAGTACGCAGTGATTCCTTTCGACACTTTCACTCTgcacag GGTGTACCAGCTGGAGACGGGGCTGACCAGGCACCCGGAGGAGAGGCCTGTGAGGAGAGACCGCCGGGACGAGCTGATCGGCACCGTGGAGACGGCGCTGCACGTCCTGAATGGACCTCAGCAGCACACggacagcagcaggaaacacacGTACTCCCCCTCAGACTTCATAGAGG GGCTGACCCGTCTCGAGCGGGACAGAGGGACCGTCTATGAGCTGATGTTTAAAGGCGACGGGCCGCGGGAGTTCACGCAGCTCGTGCTCTTCAGACCGTTCGGCCCCGTGGTGAAGGTGAAGAGCGAGAGCGTGGACACTCGgaacatcatcatcaacatcatcgtGCCTCTGTCCAAGAGGCCGGACGCATTCAGGCAGTTCATCAACAACTTCAG AGAAGTTTGCATCAAGCAGGACGGCCGGGTTCATCTCACTGTCGTCTACTTCGGTCGGGATCAGATAGACCAAGTGAAAGCCGTGCTGGACCAGACCTCCAG AGAGACTCGGTTCAGGAGCTTCACGCTCATCCAGCTGAACGAGGAGTTTTCTCGAGGTCGAGGCTTGGAAGTGGGCGCCAGGGCCTGGAGGCGGAGTCAGAATGTCCTGCTCTTCTTCTGTGATGTTGACATCCACTTCACAGCTGACTTCCTGACGTCCTGTCGTCTCAAGGCAGAGCCTG GTAAGAAAGTGTATTATCCAGTTCTCTTCAGTCAGTACAACCCATCTATCATCTACAGCAATCACACACTTCTACCCTCTATTCAACAGCAGCTG gTGATAAGGAAGGAAACAGGATTCTGGAGAGACTTTGGCTTTGGCATGACATGTCAGTACAGGTCTGATTTCATCAACATAG GCGGTTTTGACCGTAGCATTAAAGGCTGGGGGTTGGAGGACGTGCACCTGTACAGGAAGTACCTGCACAGTAAGCTGATGGTGATTCGCTCTCCGTCTCGAGGCCTCTTCCACCTGTGGCACGAGAAGAACTGTGCGGACGAGCTTCCTCCGGACAAATACAAGATGTGCATGCAGACCAAGGCCATGAGCGAGGCCTCCCACAGCCAGCTGGGGGAGCTCCTCTTCAAATCAGAGATAGAGGCTCATCTGGACTCAAAGAAGCAGCAGAGCTGA